From the Cryptomeria japonica chromosome 2, Sugi_1.0, whole genome shotgun sequence genome, one window contains:
- the LOC131034029 gene encoding uncharacterized protein LOC131034029 gives MEVNEAEPKAINGSLSHKEEKRLSKEPLQVQGTPSAFDAPRPPKRRRWLCGCCISCGVFVVALAIVILVLALTIFKTKDPRITLNSIAFGDFSTGVDVGALTVHVNLTLIADMSIKNPNKAASFKHGNSTTVMLYNRETAGEATLPAGKIKADGTSRMNVSVTVYVDNLVSSGSQIIRDGFAGSLNMTTRTEISGKVTVIRLIKKHVTVYAECDVNVDISSRDIEIYRCTKSLKI, from the coding sequence ATGGAGGTAAATGAAGCAGAACCAAAAGCAATTAACGGGAGCCTAAGCCACAAGGAAGAGAAACGGCTGTCAAAAGAGCCTCTGCAAGTACAAGGCACTCCTTCGGCCTTTGACGCCCCAAGGCCGCCAAAACGCCGTCGATGGCTCTGCGGCTGCTGCATCTCCTGTGGCGTTTTCGTCGTCGCCCTAGCCATAGTCATACTCGTTCTGGCCTTGACGATTTTCAAGACAAAGGATCCCAGAATAACCCTAAATTCCATCGCATTTGGGGATTTTAGCACTGGTGTGGATGTGGGAGCTTTGACGGTCCACGTGAATTTGACGCTCATAGCGGACATGTCGATCAAGAACCCTAACAAAGCAGCCAGTTTCAAGCATGGCAACAGCACAACTGTTATGTTGTACAATCGCGAGACTGCGGGGGAGGCCACTCTTCCCGCGGGCAAAATAAAGGCAGACGGAACCAGCAGGATGAATGTTTCTGTGACGGTCTATGTTGACAACTTGGTGTCAAGTGGTTCTCAGATAATCAGAGATGGGTTTGCAGGGAGCCTGAATATGACCACCAGGACTGAGATCTCTGGGAAGGTTACTGTTATACGTCTCATAAAAAAGCATGTCACTGTGTATGCTGAATGTGATGTTAATGTCGATATCTCTTCCAGGGATATTGAGATATATCGCTGTACAAAGAGCTTGAAGATATGA